The genomic DNA AAAAAGCTGCTTCATATGAAACAGCTTTTTTTATATATAATCTAATATTTTTTCAAATGGCTGGGCTGAATGGATTCGAACCATTGCATGCTGGAGTCAAAGTCCAGTGCCTTACCGCTTGGCGACAGCCCAATAATGATACAAAAAAGATTATATCTAATTTTTCCTTATCTGTCAAGGGATTTTTTCATTTTTTTTGAATTCCTTTAATAATCTTCTTGTTTTTCAGGACTTTTATCTCTGTTGACCTGTATTTTTTTTAGTGCTATACTAAAAATATAGAGAGAAATTATAAATAAATTTTTTTAAGAGGTGATAGTCTATGAATAAAAAATTTTTACCTATTAAATCAACTTTTTTTGATGATTTGATTAAAAGAGATAATTTTTTCAAAGATAATCTCTTTGACGATTTTTTAAATTTCAAATCTTCACTTCCGGCACTTAATGTTTCAGAAGATGATTATAATTATCAGATTGATGTTGCTTATCCCGGAGCAAAAAAAGAAAATTTTACCGTTCATATAAAGGATAATAATCTGGTTATCAAATATGAAAATAAAGCTGAAAATAAAGTAGAAGAAAAAAATTATCATAAAAAAGAGTTTTCTTCTGAGTCATTTATAAGAACTCTTGAAATACCCCAAAACTGTGATATTGAAAATATCAAAAGCAAATATGAGGATGGTGTACTCAATATAAATATTCCTAAACTGGAAAAACCAGAAGAAAATATAAAAATTGTGGATATCGAGTAACAGATATTCAATATGTAAAAAGGCTGTGATTAAATCACAGTCTTTTTTACATAAAAAGAAGCTGACTGAAATTAATCTGTCAGCTTCTTTTATTAAAGGGGTATATGAAAAAATTAATTGCTCTCGTTAACTATGGTATAATTATAAAACTATTTTCTTTATTTTTCCTTTTTATAATCTTTTTTTATTTATATATATAAATATTTTCTCTTACTCAAAAAAATAATCCTAATAACAAAAAATCTGCTGTATCGGTTACACAATACAGCAGATTATCTATATAATTATTTTATTTACCTACACAAAAATTACTGAATACATGATCTAATATATCCTCAGAACTTATTTCCCCTGTAATTTCCGATAAAGAATCAAGTGCTTCCTTAAGATCCACTGATATCAAATCCATAGGCATTTCAGAATCAATTGTTTCAAATATATTTTCTAC from Sebaldella termitidis ATCC 33386 includes the following:
- a CDS encoding Hsp20/alpha crystallin family protein, which encodes MNKKFLPIKSTFFDDLIKRDNFFKDNLFDDFLNFKSSLPALNVSEDDYNYQIDVAYPGAKKENFTVHIKDNNLVIKYENKAENKVEEKNYHKKEFSSESFIRTLEIPQNCDIENIKSKYEDGVLNINIPKLEKPEENIKIVDIE